A stretch of the Bacillus anthracis str. Vollum genome encodes the following:
- the ytaF gene encoding sporulation membrane protein YtaF: MYLYLSLILLAFTLSLDSCSVGLTYGLRSVRIPLRSIIIIGMCSAAVMLVSMGIGHMIAKIFSPVIATRIGGLVLIGIGIWVLYQFFRSEKKEEPKQEEKVWKLEIASLGLVIQILRKPTVADFDKSGTISAGEALLLGIALSVDSFGAGIGASLLGYAPAMMAILVAVMSSLFLFIGMKLGTVLSNMKWLQKFTFLPGVLLIIIGIWKM; the protein is encoded by the coding sequence ATGTACCTTTATTTATCTCTTATTTTATTAGCTTTTACATTAAGCTTAGATAGCTGTAGTGTAGGGCTAACATATGGTTTAAGAAGCGTAAGAATTCCACTAAGATCAATTATAATTATCGGAATGTGTTCAGCCGCTGTTATGCTTGTTTCAATGGGAATTGGACATATGATCGCGAAAATATTTTCACCTGTTATCGCAACGCGTATCGGTGGGCTTGTTCTTATTGGAATAGGGATTTGGGTATTATATCAATTTTTTCGAAGTGAGAAAAAAGAAGAACCGAAGCAAGAGGAGAAGGTCTGGAAATTAGAGATTGCCTCGCTTGGGTTAGTAATTCAAATTTTACGGAAACCGACTGTAGCAGATTTCGATAAATCAGGCACCATTTCTGCAGGAGAAGCATTGCTTCTTGGTATCGCTCTTTCTGTAGATTCATTCGGTGCTGGAATTGGTGCGTCTTTATTAGGGTATGCACCTGCTATGATGGCGATATTAGTTGCAGTGATGAGTTCTTTGTTTTTATTTATTGGAATGAAACTTGGAACGGTTTTATCAAATATGAAATGGTTGCAAAAATTTACATTCCTGCCTGGGGTATTACTCATTATTATTGGAATTTGGAAAATGTAA
- the speD gene encoding adenosylmethionine decarboxylase, with protein sequence MDTMGRHVIAELWDCDFDKLNDMPYIEQLFVDAALRAGAEVREVAFHKFAPQGVSGVVIISESHLTIHSFPEHGYASIDVYTCGDRIDPNVAAEYIAEGLNAKTRESIELPRGTGSFEIKQRETKAL encoded by the coding sequence ATGGATACGATGGGTCGTCACGTGATCGCTGAACTTTGGGATTGCGATTTCGACAAGCTTAATGACATGCCGTATATTGAACAATTATTTGTGGATGCAGCACTAAGAGCTGGTGCTGAAGTGCGTGAGGTTGCTTTCCATAAATTTGCACCACAAGGTGTAAGTGGAGTAGTAATTATCTCGGAATCACATTTAACAATTCATAGCTTTCCGGAGCACGGTTACGCAAGTATTGATGTTTATACTTGTGGGGATCGTATTGATCCAAATGTTGCTGCAGAATATATTGCAGAAGGTTTAAACGCGAAAACGCGTGAGAGCATCGAGCTTCCTCGAGGCACTGGTAGCTTCGAAATTAAGCAGAGAGAAACAAAAGCTCTTTAA
- a CDS encoding replication initiation and membrane attachment family protein, with amino-acid sequence MEKQSWMELLPIDRYKVSAKGLLHNYDRKVLTMLYQPLIGSRAFSLYMTLWGELEQDRVFGKENTHHSLMVTMQMQLPEVYEERVKLEAIGLLKVYIKKEKDIRMFIYELQPPLSPKQFFDDIVLSIFLYNRLSRTKYNQVKHYFLEEEFDFASYENVTRSFNDVFGSFNPGQLEHAQEDLRIPKTTAMPSNEKGDAPKVWNDFFDFSLFVDGLSALVPKKAITDQVRECVITLAYVYDVDVLSMQNIVLGAVTEMQTIDMERLRKGARDWYQFENGQALPVLSERVQPHAARMMKEKEPSTQEEMLIKQLEEISPKQLLKEISGGAEATKADLQIVEDVMINQKLTPGVVNVLIYYVMLRSDMKLAKTYVEKIAGHWARKKVGTVAEAMALAKEENRQYQEWAETKKKGRTSKKTVRKEMVPDWLKEEPKEQEKETVKKDASAEKGASTLEDERKRLEEVLKKYKRD; translated from the coding sequence ATGGAAAAACAGTCATGGATGGAGCTATTGCCGATTGATCGTTATAAAGTAAGTGCGAAAGGGTTATTGCATAATTACGACCGAAAAGTATTAACGATGTTATATCAGCCGTTAATAGGTAGTAGAGCTTTTAGCTTGTACATGACGCTATGGGGAGAGTTAGAGCAAGATCGTGTATTTGGAAAAGAGAATACGCATCATTCCCTTATGGTGACTATGCAAATGCAGCTTCCCGAAGTATATGAGGAACGAGTAAAGTTAGAGGCAATTGGACTTTTGAAAGTATATATTAAGAAAGAAAAAGATATTCGAATGTTTATATATGAGCTGCAACCACCTTTATCTCCGAAGCAGTTTTTTGATGATATTGTTTTAAGTATCTTTTTATACAATCGATTGAGTCGGACAAAATATAATCAAGTAAAGCATTATTTCTTAGAAGAAGAATTTGATTTTGCATCTTATGAAAATGTTACGCGTTCTTTTAACGATGTGTTTGGTTCGTTTAATCCAGGGCAGCTTGAGCATGCGCAAGAAGACCTTCGTATTCCAAAAACGACAGCTATGCCAAGTAATGAAAAGGGGGACGCTCCAAAAGTTTGGAATGATTTCTTTGATTTCTCCTTATTTGTAGACGGCTTGTCCGCTCTTGTCCCTAAAAAGGCGATTACAGATCAAGTGCGAGAATGTGTCATTACACTTGCTTACGTGTATGATGTAGATGTGTTATCGATGCAAAATATCGTTCTTGGTGCGGTGACAGAGATGCAGACAATTGATATGGAAAGGCTTAGAAAAGGAGCACGTGATTGGTATCAGTTCGAAAACGGTCAAGCGTTACCTGTATTAAGTGAAAGAGTACAGCCTCACGCTGCACGTATGATGAAAGAAAAAGAGCCTTCTACGCAAGAAGAGATGTTAATCAAACAGCTAGAGGAAATCTCACCAAAGCAACTATTGAAAGAAATCTCTGGTGGTGCAGAGGCGACGAAGGCTGACTTGCAAATCGTTGAAGATGTAATGATCAATCAAAAATTAACGCCAGGTGTTGTGAATGTACTTATTTATTACGTTATGCTACGCTCAGATATGAAACTTGCGAAAACGTATGTGGAGAAGATTGCTGGACATTGGGCACGTAAAAAGGTCGGTACAGTAGCTGAAGCAATGGCGTTAGCGAAAGAAGAAAACCGTCAATATCAAGAATGGGCTGAGACGAAGAAGAAAGGCCGTACATCGAAGAAAACGGTACGAAAAGAAATGGTACCAGATTGGCTGAAAGAAGAGCCGAAAGAACAAGAGAAAGAAACTGTGAAAAAAGATGCAAGTGCTGAAAAAGGTGCAAGTACGTTAGAGGATGAACGGAAACGACTAGAAGAAGTGTTAAAAAAATATAAGCGTGATTAA
- the ytxC gene encoding putative sporulation protein YtxC, giving the protein MIEICFEEKNDAMHVYRQLLKRAELLYKETSVYLQDQKVVIHIPVCESNYIEKILLPVMVYFIVNVKQNEWIYTILKEKFFYEEEEECHQILHMAQEILKGRRKGIARELTRHTFESYIKSSLNNWLCDPLSFSFSSYVRFRLRTYREMVAKLAEVAIDEYKLEQEYQMFIETLRQQVRSRKSRLSCVHLIFDESFIFYDDKGRRLKQEKLVRYMDEDLLKQKDVYIDTKVIAPLLSISPKKIYLYTKEQDHNMIITLRNVFQERVQLHGLHEFERNVKNLKNKGNALDFLSF; this is encoded by the coding sequence GTGATTGAAATTTGCTTCGAAGAAAAAAATGATGCTATGCACGTATATAGACAACTACTGAAAAGAGCGGAACTGTTATATAAGGAAACGAGTGTGTATTTACAGGACCAAAAAGTGGTGATTCACATACCAGTATGTGAATCAAATTATATTGAAAAGATTTTATTACCAGTCATGGTATATTTCATTGTGAATGTGAAACAAAATGAGTGGATATATACAATCTTAAAAGAGAAGTTTTTTTATGAAGAAGAGGAAGAGTGTCATCAAATATTGCATATGGCACAAGAGATTTTAAAAGGAAGAAGAAAAGGGATTGCTCGTGAATTAACACGTCACACATTTGAATCATATATTAAATCCTCTTTAAATAACTGGCTTTGTGATCCGCTTTCATTCTCGTTTTCATCATATGTTCGTTTTCGTCTTCGTACATATAGGGAAATGGTAGCTAAGCTTGCTGAAGTTGCGATTGATGAGTATAAGTTAGAACAAGAATATCAAATGTTTATTGAGACGCTCCGGCAACAAGTCCGTAGCCGGAAATCACGTTTGTCATGTGTGCATCTTATTTTTGATGAAAGTTTTATTTTCTATGATGATAAAGGTAGACGTTTAAAACAAGAGAAATTGGTTCGATATATGGATGAAGACTTATTAAAACAAAAGGATGTATATATTGATACGAAAGTAATTGCACCACTTCTTTCTATTTCGCCGAAAAAAATTTATTTATATACGAAAGAACAAGACCATAATATGATTATTACTTTGCGAAATGTATTTCAAGAACGGGTACAATTACATGGATTACATGAGTTTGAGCGCAATGTGAAAAATTTAAAAAATAAAGGTAACGCCCTTGATTTTCTAAGTTTTTGA
- the dnaI gene encoding primosomal protein DnaI → MEHIQNSFAKLMENENFKNRYEVLKAEVMAHPRVKEFIDEHRGEVTTSMIERSLVKLYEYIGQSVGCADCPDLGSCKNMLQGYEPKLVIQGKMIDIQYDRCVRKVAYDERKKYEKLVQSVYMPTDILQATMENLDPSDLDARIDAIGAANEFLSAYEPGKKVQGLYLYGKFGVGKTYLLGAIANELARKKISSMLVYFPEFLREIKSSIQDNSIGEKIDAVKRVQVLMLDDIGAEAMSSFVRDDVLGAILQFRMLENLPTFFTSNFDFKQLEHHLTYTQRGEAEEMKAARIMERIKYLAKPIPIGGKNRRHK, encoded by the coding sequence ATGGAGCATATTCAAAATTCATTTGCAAAATTAATGGAAAATGAAAATTTTAAAAATAGATATGAAGTATTAAAGGCGGAAGTAATGGCACATCCGCGTGTGAAAGAATTTATAGACGAACATCGAGGGGAAGTAACAACTTCTATGATCGAGCGCAGTCTTGTGAAATTATACGAATATATTGGACAAAGTGTAGGTTGCGCGGATTGTCCGGATCTAGGTTCGTGTAAAAACATGCTGCAAGGGTATGAGCCAAAGCTCGTTATCCAAGGGAAGATGATTGATATTCAATACGATCGTTGCGTGAGAAAAGTAGCCTATGACGAAAGAAAGAAATATGAAAAGCTCGTTCAGAGTGTATATATGCCAACCGATATTTTACAGGCAACGATGGAAAACTTAGATCCGTCAGATTTAGATGCGCGTATTGATGCAATTGGTGCAGCTAATGAATTTTTAAGTGCATATGAACCTGGTAAAAAAGTACAAGGTTTATATTTGTACGGTAAATTTGGTGTAGGGAAAACGTATTTATTAGGAGCAATTGCGAATGAGCTTGCTCGAAAGAAAATAAGTTCGATGCTCGTATATTTCCCTGAATTTTTACGTGAAATTAAAAGTTCAATTCAAGATAATTCGATTGGGGAAAAGATTGATGCGGTGAAACGCGTACAAGTTTTAATGCTAGATGATATTGGAGCAGAAGCGATGTCAAGCTTTGTGCGTGATGATGTACTTGGTGCGATTTTGCAATTCCGTATGTTAGAAAACTTACCGACGTTCTTTACGTCTAACTTTGATTTTAAACAACTAGAACATCATTTAACATATACGCAGCGTGGTGAAGCGGAAGAAATGAAAGCAGCTCGTATTATGGAACGCATTAAATATTTGGCGAAACCAATTCCTATTGGCGGGAAAAACCGTCGTCATAAGTAA
- the mutM gene encoding DNA-formamidopyrimidine glycosylase — protein MPELPEVENVRRTLENLVTGKTIEDVIVTYPKIVKRPDDAEIFKEMLKGETIENIKRRGKFLLLYVTNYVIVSHLRMEGKFLLHQEDEPIDKHTHVRFLFTDGTELHYKDVRKFGTMHLFKKGEEMNQMPLADLGPEPFDAELTPQYLHERLQKTNRKIKVVLLDQRLLVGLGNIYVDEVLFRSQIHPEREASSLTAEEIERIYEATVTTLGEAVKRGGSTIRTYINSQGQIGSFQELLNVYGKKGEPCVTCGTILEKTVVGGRGTHYCPICQPRI, from the coding sequence ATGCCTGAATTACCAGAGGTTGAAAACGTCAGACGGACACTTGAAAATCTTGTAACAGGAAAAACAATTGAAGACGTCATTGTTACCTATCCCAAAATAGTAAAACGCCCAGATGATGCAGAAATCTTTAAAGAAATGCTAAAAGGCGAGACGATTGAAAATATAAAGCGAAGAGGAAAGTTTTTGCTTTTATATGTAACGAATTATGTTATTGTTTCACATTTGCGTATGGAAGGTAAGTTTTTACTGCATCAAGAGGATGAACCAATTGATAAGCATACGCACGTCCGTTTCTTGTTTACAGATGGAACTGAATTACATTATAAAGATGTGAGAAAGTTCGGTACGATGCATCTCTTTAAAAAAGGTGAGGAAATGAATCAAATGCCTCTAGCTGACTTAGGTCCAGAGCCATTTGATGCTGAATTGACACCACAGTATTTACATGAGAGATTGCAAAAGACAAATCGGAAAATAAAAGTTGTATTGTTAGACCAGCGTCTTTTAGTAGGACTTGGAAATATATATGTAGATGAAGTTTTATTCCGTTCTCAAATTCACCCAGAACGAGAAGCGTCTTCTTTAACAGCGGAAGAAATTGAGCGGATTTATGAGGCGACTGTTACAACGTTAGGCGAAGCCGTGAAACGTGGCGGAAGTACGATTCGAACGTATATCAACTCACAAGGGCAAATTGGCTCATTCCAAGAACTTCTAAATGTATATGGAAAAAAAGGAGAACCGTGTGTGACTTGCGGTACGATATTAGAAAAAACAGTTGTTGGCGGAAGAGGAACGCATTACTGCCCGATTTGTCAGCCTAGAATATAG
- the coaE gene encoding dephospho-CoA kinase (Dephospho-CoA kinase (CoaE) performs the final step in coenzyme A biosynthesis.) yields the protein MTVVIGLTGGIASGKSTVSQMFRELSIPVIDADIIAREVVEKGKPAYNKIVEVFGTEVLQEDGELDRPKLGSVVFYNEEKRLQLNKIVHPAVREEMNRQKEMYIKEGMQAVVLDIPLLFESKLTSLVDRVLVVAVKPHTQLERLMKRNNFSEEEATARIQSQMPLEEKVKNADEVINNDGTIMGTKTQLQAILKKWNIID from the coding sequence ATGACGGTAGTAATTGGATTAACGGGAGGTATTGCAAGCGGAAAAAGTACAGTATCTCAAATGTTTCGCGAGCTCAGTATACCAGTTATTGATGCAGATATTATTGCAAGAGAAGTTGTAGAAAAAGGAAAACCAGCATATAACAAAATTGTAGAAGTGTTTGGAACGGAAGTATTACAAGAAGATGGAGAACTGGATCGACCGAAATTAGGAAGTGTCGTTTTCTATAATGAAGAGAAACGATTGCAGTTAAACAAAATTGTTCATCCTGCAGTGCGTGAGGAAATGAATAGGCAAAAGGAAATGTACATAAAAGAAGGTATGCAAGCGGTTGTGTTAGATATTCCTCTCTTATTTGAAAGTAAATTAACAAGTCTCGTTGACCGCGTTTTAGTTGTAGCAGTTAAGCCACATACGCAATTAGAACGTTTAATGAAGCGAAATAATTTTTCAGAAGAAGAAGCAACAGCTCGTATTCAATCTCAAATGCCGTTAGAAGAAAAAGTGAAAAATGCAGATGAAGTGATAAATAATGATGGCACAATTATGGGAACGAAAACACAATTACAGGCGATTTTAAAGAAATGGAACATTATTGACTAA
- a CDS encoding glyceraldehyde-3-phosphate dehydrogenase, producing MTRVAINGFGRIGRMVFRQAIKESAFEIVAINASYPSETLAHLIKYDTVHGKFDGTVEAFEDHLLVDGKMIRLLNNRDPKELPWTDLGVEVVIEATGKFNSKEKAILHVEAGAKKVILTAPGKNEDVTIVVGVNEDQLDITKHTVISNASCTTNCLAPVVKVLDEQFGIENGLMTTVHAYTNDQKNIDNPHKDLRRARACGQSIIPTTTGAAKALAKVLPHLNGKLHGMALRVPTPNVSLVDLVVDVKRDVTVEAINDAFKTVANGALKGIVEFSEEPLVSIDFNTNTHSAIIDGLSTMVMGDRKVKVLAWYDNEWGYSRRVVDLVTLVVDELAKQENVQHI from the coding sequence ATGACTCGTGTGGCAATTAATGGATTTGGACGTATTGGGAGAATGGTATTTCGTCAGGCAATAAAAGAAAGCGCATTCGAAATTGTAGCAATCAATGCAAGCTATCCATCTGAAACGTTAGCACATTTAATTAAATATGATACAGTTCACGGTAAGTTTGACGGAACAGTAGAAGCATTTGAAGATCACTTATTAGTTGATGGGAAAATGATTCGCCTTTTAAACAACCGCGATCCAAAGGAATTGCCTTGGACAGATTTAGGTGTTGAAGTTGTAATTGAAGCAACTGGTAAATTTAATTCAAAAGAAAAAGCAATTCTTCACGTTGAAGCTGGAGCGAAAAAAGTTATTTTAACAGCGCCTGGTAAAAATGAAGATGTAACAATTGTAGTTGGTGTGAACGAAGACCAATTAGATATTACAAAACATACTGTTATTTCAAATGCATCTTGTACAACAAACTGTTTAGCGCCTGTTGTGAAGGTGTTAGATGAGCAGTTTGGAATTGAAAACGGTTTAATGACGACAGTTCACGCTTATACAAATGACCAAAAAAATATTGATAACCCACATAAAGATTTAAGAAGAGCACGTGCTTGCGGACAATCAATTATTCCGACAACGACAGGTGCTGCGAAAGCGCTAGCAAAAGTTCTTCCGCATTTAAATGGAAAACTTCACGGTATGGCACTTCGTGTACCAACACCAAACGTGTCTCTTGTTGACTTAGTAGTAGATGTAAAACGTGATGTGACAGTTGAAGCTATTAATGATGCATTCAAAACTGTTGCAAACGGTGCGTTAAAAGGCATTGTAGAATTCAGCGAAGAGCCTTTAGTATCTATTGACTTTAATACAAATACACACTCAGCTATCATTGATGGTTTATCTACAATGGTAATGGGTGATCGTAAAGTGAAAGTGCTTGCTTGGTATGATAACGAGTGGGGCTACTCTCGTCGTGTTGTAGATCTTGTAACGTTAGTTGTTGACGAATTAGCGAAGCAAGAAAATGTGCAACATATTTAA
- the nrdR gene encoding transcriptional regulator NrdR, translating to MRCPSCSHNGTRVLDSRPVDEGRSIRRRRECESCLSRFTTFERVEESPLIVVKKEGTREEFNKEKILRGLIKACEKRPVSLRQLEEVTQSVERELRNLGISEVKSDMIGEIVMEELRDIDDVAYVRFASVYRQFKDLNVFIEELKDILQKERE from the coding sequence TTGCGTTGTCCATCCTGTTCTCATAATGGTACAAGAGTGTTAGATTCGCGTCCGGTAGACGAGGGGCGCTCTATTCGAAGAAGGAGAGAGTGTGAAAGCTGTTTAAGCCGCTTTACGACATTTGAAAGAGTGGAAGAGTCACCTCTTATCGTTGTAAAAAAAGAAGGAACACGAGAAGAGTTTAATAAAGAAAAGATTTTACGTGGCTTAATTAAAGCGTGCGAAAAAAGGCCAGTATCTTTAAGACAATTAGAAGAAGTAACTCAAAGCGTGGAACGTGAACTTCGTAATTTAGGTATATCAGAAGTGAAAAGTGATATGATTGGTGAAATTGTTATGGAAGAACTACGTGATATCGATGATGTTGCTTACGTGCGTTTTGCTTCTGTATATCGCCAATTTAAAGATTTAAATGTATTTATTGAAGAATTAAAAGATATACTGCAAAAAGAAAGAGAGTAG